In Papaver somniferum cultivar HN1 chromosome 1, ASM357369v1, whole genome shotgun sequence, a genomic segment contains:
- the LOC113333341 gene encoding protein MAINTENANCE OF MERISTEMS-like: MRRQASCSMTNTWNLEDECEEVKVIVKNSGLWPAVDSSNIEHDRVTVSAFCERFYGETDTMLFPFSEMTITPDDAHQILGLEVEGKAVSEGFDDDFSFKDINKLRHKLFGWNQIETESILEKKDGRLSRKFNLKKLRDTFCDTKKIFDKEGRVNPVRINATASGYLLYVLGKCIFPDSSGSLVDASYMQLLDPLDKMHEYSWGTAMVAFLNNELTKGSRALTAFGYMSTSLLW; the protein is encoded by the exons atgaggcgccaagcttcatgttcaATGACTAATACTTGGAATCTTGAGGATgaatgtgaggaggtgaaagtgattgtcaagaactccgggttgtggcctgcggtggatAGTTCAaatattgagcatgatagagttactgtatctgcattctgtgagaggttctacggagagactgatacaatgttattcccattcagTGAGATGACGATAACTCctgatgatgctcatcaaattctaggcctcgaggttgagggaaaagcagTCAGTGAGGGCTTCGATGATGATTTTTCTTTCAAGGATATTAACAAATTGAGACATAAATTGTTCGGTTGGAATCAGATTGAGACGGAGTCTATACTTGAGAAGAAGGATGGTCGTCTAAGCAGaaagtttaatctgaagaagttgagggacacattTTGTGACACCAAGAAAATctttgataaggaaggaagggtgaacccggtgcgaatcaatgctaccgcgtcagGTTATTTGCTATATGTCctgggcaaatgtatcttccccgacagttccggaagcttggtcgacgccagttatatgcaactattggatcccttagataagatgcatgagtattcttggggtactgcgatggtcgccttcttgaacaatgagttgacaaagggTTCTAGGGCACTCACTGC gtttggatatatgagcacttcccttcttTGGTGA
- the LOC113352073 gene encoding uncharacterized protein LOC113352073 has translation MKTASDMVDNILFLDGSFKNFNMGLGIIWCDNAGKIKGSRANFGLISDALGAEVSALLLAVNWVQEMNLSKALFVSDCLQLVDFVYGDCVDPPTTKEEAILQAKTCLSITLEKPLNNPRLSAGKLKKQKQPKLRVEIPVSNDSNESLTQLAFDIFQDLPVRRKDSPINLLLLWPNATLTDLAATTFFKPQSSNQTIQNLDISSVCNTDSYNKVLNSADVTVFLVPDKTELELIKRISDGVYPKPVVVFNPKWGFEEESGFGELSGFVGSFEVVYSFMGVEVRGLLSKKKAVVFRNAKDGVLSGDKWLVLVEEEEEEGKLKVVTKYKKRPTIGEIENVLYNLMAVNSPVTKSVKFFRDLVSNARGKK, from the exons ATGAAGACTGCCAGTGATATGGTTGACAACATTTTGTTCTTAGATGGTTCTTTTAAAAATTTTAATATGGGTTTGGGTATTATTTGGTGTGATAATGCAGGTAAAATTAAGGGTTCGCGTGCTAACTTTGGGCTGATTTCAGATGCACTGGGAGCTGAGGTATCTGCTCTCCTTTTAGCTGTCAACTGGGTGCAGGAAATGAATTTGTCCAAAGCCCTTTTTGTTAGTGACTGTCTCCAATTAGTAGACTTTGTCTATGGAGACTGTGTTGAT CCACCCACCACAAAAGAAGAAGCAATCCTTCAAGCCAAAACATGTCTTTCAATAACTTTAGAAAAACCTCTCAACAATCCAAGACTTTCAGCTGGAAAGCTCAAGAAACAAAAACAACCCAAACTCCGAGTCGAAATCCCCGTTTCAAACGACTCCAACGAGTCACTTACTCAACTCGCTTTTGACATCTTTCAAGACTTGCCTGTTAGAAGAAAAGATTCACCTATCAATCTATTACTCCTTTGGCCAAACGCCACTTTAACAGATTTGGCTGCTACAACCTTTTTTAAGCCCCAATCGTCAAATCAAACAATTCAAAACTTAGACATTTCTTCGGTTTGTAATACCGATTCGTATAACAAAGTTTTGAATTCAGCTGACGTGACAGTGTTTTTGGTGCCAGATAAAACAGAATTAGAACTTATAAAGAGAATTAGTGACGGTGTTTATCCAAAACCTGTGGTGGTTTTTAATCCAAAATGGGGgtttgaagaagaaagtggttttGGTGAGTTAAGTGGCTTTGTGGGTTCGTTTGAAGTAGTTTATTCATTTATGGGTGTAGAAGTAAGAGGACTATTGAGTAAGAAAAAAGCTGTGGTTTTTCGGAATGCAAAAGATGGGGTTTTGAGTGGTGATAAATGGCTTGttttagttgaagaagaagaagaagaagggaagtTGAAAGTTGTTACCAAGTACAAGAAAAGACCCACAATTGGTGAAATTGAAAATGTGTTGTACAATTTGATGGCTGTTAATTCGCCCGTTACGAAATCAGTGAAGTTTTTCAGAGATTTGGTTTCAAATGCAAGAGGGAAAAAGTGA